One Fulvitalea axinellae genomic window carries:
- a CDS encoding L-rhamnose mutarotase, translated as MENITATDIKTYYQVLDLKDDPALIAEYEKYHEKLWPEITEGIKSVGILDMRIYRTGNRMMMVMEVPAGFDFDTQMAKLGTLPRQEEWEELMWKYQQPLPFAAKGQKWMPMEKIFELEK; from the coding sequence ATGGAAAACATAACCGCAACAGATATAAAGACATACTATCAGGTTCTGGATTTGAAAGACGATCCGGCGCTGATAGCCGAATACGAAAAGTATCATGAGAAACTTTGGCCGGAAATAACCGAAGGCATCAAAAGCGTGGGCATACTGGATATGCGGATTTACCGCACGGGCAACCGCATGATGATGGTGATGGAAGTGCCGGCAGGCTTCGACTTCGATACGCAAATGGCCAAGCTCGGTACGCTGCCGAGGCAAGAGGAGTGGGAAGAATTGATGTGGAAATACCAGCAGCCGCTACCGTTCGCCGCAAAAGGTCAGAAGTGGATGCCGATGGAAAAGATCTTCGAGTTGGAGAAATAA
- the fucK gene encoding L-fuculokinase has product MEEIVIVLDCGATNVRAVAVNRNGKLLASHSVPNQTRPDPNLDGGVIWDIDEIWGKFSLCAKEVSAQIDTNNVVGVTVTTFGVDGAPVKKDGTLLYPVISWQCERTVAMMESDAPVPNNTLYRRSGTHPFYYNTAYKLAWYKKNRPDILEEMDYYVFIPSLILHRLSGQWVTDVTMAGTSMLTDIDSRTLSENTLEAFGLKKEKFPPVAEPGALAGRLTKEAAEQTGLPENIAVTVAGHDTQFALFGAGAGENEAVLSSGTWEILMVRASGYATGDALLAQGVTTEFDSRPGLYNIGCQWPASGVLEWLKKTIFADLENDPDAYEKMISGAEKVPSGSNGVTFDPSFISGEGEGNYGSIKGLTFRTSRHEIYRAALESLAAKTKKSMDVLQNAGGFKAEALVCVGGGSKNRLWNQLRADALGIPVKLIDKKETTVLGAAMFAFAGAGVCASPEEALANVSFATEVYTPSEESVREDS; this is encoded by the coding sequence ATGGAAGAGATAGTAATAGTGTTGGACTGCGGCGCCACAAACGTGCGCGCCGTAGCCGTAAACAGGAATGGGAAGCTTTTGGCTTCCCATTCCGTTCCTAATCAGACCCGTCCCGACCCGAACTTGGACGGCGGCGTGATTTGGGACATAGACGAAATCTGGGGGAAGTTCTCCCTTTGTGCCAAAGAAGTTTCCGCGCAAATAGACACCAATAATGTCGTGGGCGTAACGGTGACCACCTTTGGCGTGGACGGCGCGCCCGTAAAGAAAGACGGTACTTTGCTTTATCCCGTTATCTCTTGGCAATGCGAAAGGACCGTGGCCATGATGGAAAGCGACGCTCCCGTTCCCAACAACACTCTTTATCGCCGTAGCGGTACGCATCCTTTTTATTATAACACCGCGTACAAACTCGCTTGGTACAAAAAGAACCGTCCAGATATTTTGGAAGAAATGGATTACTACGTATTCATTCCTTCTTTGATCCTTCACAGGCTTTCCGGCCAATGGGTTACCGACGTTACGATGGCGGGCACATCCATGCTAACGGACATCGATTCCAGAACTCTTTCTGAGAATACGCTCGAAGCTTTTGGCCTTAAAAAAGAAAAGTTTCCTCCCGTGGCGGAACCCGGCGCTTTGGCCGGAAGACTAACCAAAGAGGCCGCCGAACAAACGGGCCTTCCCGAAAACATAGCGGTCACCGTGGCCGGTCACGATACGCAGTTCGCGCTTTTCGGAGCGGGGGCGGGTGAAAACGAAGCCGTTTTGAGCTCCGGCACTTGGGAGATCCTGATGGTGCGCGCTTCGGGCTATGCCACCGGCGACGCTCTTTTGGCCCAAGGCGTTACCACGGAGTTTGATTCCCGGCCCGGCCTTTACAATATCGGTTGCCAATGGCCCGCTTCCGGAGTGTTGGAGTGGCTGAAGAAAACAATTTTCGCCGATTTGGAAAACGATCCGGACGCGTACGAGAAAATGATCTCCGGCGCCGAAAAAGTTCCTTCCGGATCCAACGGAGTCACTTTCGATCCCTCGTTTATTTCCGGCGAAGGCGAAGGCAATTACGGCTCCATAAAAGGACTGACTTTCCGCACCAGCAGGCACGAGATCTATCGCGCCGCGCTTGAGTCTTTGGCCGCCAAGACAAAGAAGTCGATGGACGTACTCCAAAACGCCGGCGGATTCAAAGCCGAGGCTTTGGTATGCGTGGGCGGAGGCTCCAAAAACAGGCTCTGGAACCAGCTTCGCGCCGACGCCTTGGGCATTCCCGTTAAACTTATCGACAAAAAAGAAACTACAGTTTTGGGCGCGGCCATGTTCGCCTTTGCCGGCGCCGGCGTTTGCGCCAGTCCGGAAGAGGCTCTTGCCAACGTCAGTTTCGCTACGGAAGTTTACACACCTTCGGAAGAGTCCGTCCGAGAAGATTCGTAA
- a CDS encoding L-fucose isomerase: MNRYKGSLPKIGIRPTIDGRRLGVRESLEEQTMNMAQAVKALFESEIRHADGSPVEVVIADSTIGGVAESAACAYKFERENVGVSLTVTPCWCYGSETIDMTPGVPKAIWGFNGTERPGAVYLAAALAGHTQKGIPAFGIYGRDVQDSDDRSVPEDVQEKLLRFAKAGLAVATMRGKSYLSLGYVSMGIAGSEVDSAFFQNYLGMRTEFVDMSEVKRRLELDIYDKEEFEKALAWTKENCKEGEDPNPELELVGADEEACVVTGANGLATARRSEAGSTTHRRNDEEKEEIWKTCVKMALIGKDLMIGNPKLEELGYGEEALGRNALAGGFQGQRQWTDFMPNGDYMEAILASSFDWNGPRQPFNFATENDSLNAVVMMFGNLLTGTAQMFSDVRTYWSPEAVKEATGKELEGSAKNGIIHLINSGPSALDFTGRQRVNGEPAVKPFWELDEKEVQDCLDNTTWRAGVEEYFRGSGYSTEFYTEGGMPITMSRVNLVKGLGPVLQIAEGHTVELDDDMNRTLADRTNPTWPTTWFVPRVTGKGAFTDVYSVMANWGANHGAISYGHIGADLITLASMLRIPVCMHNVPDEKVFRPSAWNAFGMDKEGADYRACENFGPLY, encoded by the coding sequence ATGAACAGATACAAAGGCAGTTTACCCAAAATCGGAATTAGACCTACCATCGACGGACGCCGCTTGGGCGTTAGGGAATCGTTGGAGGAGCAAACCATGAATATGGCGCAAGCCGTAAAAGCTCTTTTCGAATCGGAAATCAGACACGCCGACGGAAGTCCGGTAGAAGTGGTGATCGCCGACTCAACCATCGGTGGTGTTGCCGAATCGGCCGCTTGCGCCTATAAGTTCGAGAGGGAAAACGTTGGTGTTTCGTTGACCGTCACGCCTTGCTGGTGCTATGGCAGCGAAACTATAGATATGACGCCGGGTGTGCCCAAAGCCATTTGGGGATTCAACGGCACGGAGCGTCCGGGCGCGGTATACTTGGCCGCTGCTTTGGCTGGACACACGCAGAAAGGCATCCCTGCCTTCGGTATTTACGGACGCGACGTTCAGGATTCTGACGACCGCAGCGTACCGGAAGACGTTCAGGAGAAATTGCTCCGCTTCGCCAAGGCCGGTTTGGCCGTAGCCACTATGAGAGGCAAGTCTTATCTTTCTTTGGGTTACGTTTCCATGGGTATCGCCGGTTCCGAAGTCGATTCGGCTTTCTTCCAGAACTACTTGGGAATGCGTACCGAATTCGTGGACATGAGCGAAGTGAAAAGGCGCTTGGAGCTCGACATCTACGATAAGGAAGAATTCGAAAAAGCTTTGGCCTGGACCAAAGAGAATTGCAAAGAGGGCGAAGACCCGAATCCGGAATTGGAATTGGTGGGCGCCGACGAGGAAGCTTGCGTTGTGACTGGCGCAAACGGACTGGCCACCGCCCGCAGATCTGAAGCCGGCTCTACCACGCACAGAAGAAACGATGAGGAGAAAGAGGAAATCTGGAAAACTTGCGTGAAGATGGCCCTCATCGGCAAAGACCTGATGATTGGTAATCCTAAGCTTGAGGAACTCGGATACGGGGAAGAGGCTTTGGGACGCAACGCTTTGGCCGGTGGTTTCCAAGGCCAGCGCCAGTGGACCGACTTTATGCCGAACGGCGACTATATGGAAGCTATCCTCGCTTCGTCTTTCGACTGGAACGGGCCTAGACAGCCTTTCAACTTCGCCACTGAGAACGACTCTTTGAACGCCGTGGTAATGATGTTCGGTAACTTGCTTACCGGCACAGCCCAAATGTTCTCTGACGTTAGGACTTACTGGAGCCCTGAAGCGGTGAAAGAAGCTACGGGCAAAGAGCTTGAAGGTTCGGCCAAAAACGGAATCATCCACTTGATCAATTCCGGTCCTTCGGCTTTGGATTTTACCGGAAGACAGCGCGTTAATGGCGAGCCGGCCGTAAAACCTTTCTGGGAACTCGACGAAAAAGAAGTTCAGGACTGCCTTGACAATACCACTTGGCGCGCAGGCGTTGAGGAATATTTCCGCGGCAGCGGCTACTCTACGGAGTTCTATACCGAAGGCGGAATGCCGATCACTATGAGCCGCGTGAACTTGGTGAAAGGTCTCGGGCCTGTCTTGCAAATCGCTGAGGGACACACCGTAGAACTTGACGACGACATGAACAGAACCCTCGCCGACCGTACCAACCCTACTTGGCCTACCACTTGGTTTGTGCCTAGAGTTACCGGCAAAGGTGCTTTCACCGACGTTTATTCCGTAATGGCCAACTGGGGCGCCAACCACGGAGCCATCTCTTACGGACACATCGGAGCCGATTTGATCACTTTGGCCTCTATGCTCCGCATTCCGGTGTGCATGCACAACGTACCCGACGAGAAAGTTTTCCGCCCAAGTGCGTGGAACGCTTTCGGTATGGACAAGGAAGGCGCCGACTACCGCGCTTGCGAGAATTTCGGACCGCTTTACTAA
- a CDS encoding GNAT family N-acyltransferase, producing the protein MRELISQSDFISATNLKFESLAKPLMKVTGLNAVNHLYDNICDFSGVDFLDQLFGNLDIEISVDPHELERIPKTGSFITVSNHPFGAIDGMALIRTIHSVRPDFKAMANFLLQKVGPISDFFIPVNPFEDLQHVRRSTAGIKRAIGHLREGQPLGLFPAGEVSTYTGSPRQIMDREWQASAIRLVQKAKVPVVPVYFQGGNSKLFHILGMLHPSLRTAALPSEMMKKRGSTIKMRIGTPISAEDVAGFGNTKELGEHLRMRTYALGSGIAEPPAPKILIKPLRDAKPPESIIPPTPRKDLIAEIEKLAELKILSKSDYDLYVSPGERIPNVLREISRLREITFREAGEGGNLSCDTDKFDGYYRHLFLWNRKEKEIAGSYRIAHGAEIMETRGVDGFYLSTLFKLREEFHPVLRKCFELGRSFVVKKYQKKNLPLFLIWKGLFQYIERHKDECEHLIGPVSISNQYAAYSKSLIAAFIQKYHFDEELAKHIRPRKAYKFNVNDETLARILNCTQDDLKKLDLYLQNIDPSHFSVPILLKKYIYQNAKIIGFNIDPKFNNCLDGLIILNVDKIPSSTVNKLRDELSQKKDENTR; encoded by the coding sequence ATGAGAGAACTGATAAGCCAATCCGATTTTATTAGCGCTACAAATCTTAAGTTCGAGTCCCTGGCCAAACCTTTGATGAAGGTTACAGGCCTTAACGCCGTAAACCACCTTTATGACAACATTTGCGATTTTTCCGGCGTGGATTTCCTCGATCAACTTTTTGGAAATCTTGACATAGAGATCAGCGTTGACCCCCACGAGCTTGAGCGAATTCCCAAAACGGGTTCTTTTATCACGGTATCAAACCACCCGTTCGGAGCCATAGACGGTATGGCGCTAATTAGGACCATACACAGCGTAAGGCCCGATTTTAAAGCTATGGCCAATTTTCTGCTACAGAAAGTCGGTCCGATCAGCGATTTTTTCATTCCCGTAAACCCTTTCGAAGACTTGCAACACGTTCGTCGCAGTACGGCCGGCATAAAAAGGGCTATCGGACACCTGAGAGAAGGCCAACCGCTTGGATTGTTCCCCGCGGGAGAAGTGTCGACATATACTGGATCTCCGCGCCAAATTATGGATCGGGAATGGCAGGCCTCGGCTATCAGGCTTGTCCAGAAAGCGAAAGTTCCCGTTGTCCCCGTCTATTTTCAGGGTGGCAACAGCAAGCTTTTCCATATTTTGGGAATGCTCCACCCTAGCTTGCGGACGGCGGCTTTGCCTTCGGAAATGATGAAAAAACGCGGTTCCACGATCAAAATGAGAATAGGCACCCCGATTTCAGCGGAAGATGTCGCCGGCTTTGGCAATACCAAAGAACTCGGCGAACATCTGAGAATGCGTACCTACGCCCTAGGATCGGGAATCGCCGAACCGCCTGCTCCGAAAATCCTGATCAAACCGCTTAGGGACGCCAAACCGCCGGAAAGCATTATCCCACCCACTCCCCGCAAGGATCTGATAGCGGAAATTGAAAAACTTGCCGAGTTGAAAATCCTTAGCAAATCTGATTACGACTTGTATGTAAGTCCCGGCGAGCGGATACCGAACGTGCTCAGGGAGATAAGCCGGCTTAGGGAAATCACCTTCAGGGAAGCTGGAGAAGGCGGAAACCTCAGTTGCGACACGGACAAGTTTGACGGATATTACAGGCACCTTTTCCTTTGGAACCGTAAGGAAAAAGAAATTGCCGGATCATATCGGATAGCTCACGGAGCCGAGATAATGGAAACCCGTGGTGTGGACGGATTTTACCTCAGTACACTTTTTAAGCTCCGTGAAGAGTTTCATCCTGTTTTAAGAAAATGCTTCGAACTAGGTCGCTCTTTTGTGGTGAAAAAATACCAAAAGAAGAACCTTCCGCTGTTCCTTATCTGGAAAGGTTTGTTCCAATATATCGAACGCCACAAAGACGAATGCGAGCACCTGATAGGCCCCGTAAGTATCAGTAACCAGTACGCGGCATACTCCAAATCCCTTATTGCGGCGTTTATCCAGAAATATCACTTCGACGAGGAGCTCGCCAAGCATATCCGTCCGCGGAAAGCCTACAAGTTTAACGTGAATGATGAGACCCTCGCCAGAATTCTTAATTGCACACAAGACGATCTGAAAAAATTAGATCTTTATCTCCAAAACATTGATCCGTCACATTTTAGCGTCCCGATTCTATTAAAAAAGTATATCTATCAAAACGCGAAAATAATCGGTTTCAATATAGACCCCAAATTCAACAATTGCCTGGATGGATTAATCATTCTTAATGTAGACAAAATTCCATCTTCTACCGTTAACAAGCTAAGGGATGAATTAAGCCAAAAAAAAGATGAAAACACACGGTAA
- a CDS encoding sensor histidine kinase, which produces MLSQHFFTYIRFGIIFSLFLIGQNILYAQRHHVRNYSLESGLPQSEVEAMTIGMDSSLWFGTNGGGLTRFNGKYFKTYTKKDGLASDVVFDAFFDSKGTLWTGHRGKISAFDGRNFTVYEDIPGFEDVHFGDIFEDNQKRVYFQGVHMSSKAYKFFRKDGDKFTPLHDTQAEIKGRDFFYAYADVDKNLSFFVGDTTYVERDGKMISQLSPLAGRFSSMWLLGYDNGGKTWLLIRPKKEHGFKVYTVLDGKVEEVKIPGLGHHAVTNILEDKNGIIWLTLFKAGVMAYDRKTGTSTIYNEKNGLPDNDIQGILLDHENNIWLSINGHGVSMLTNFSFQSVTQADGLPSALVRSIFHDSHDRYWFGDANGNLSYLKDEKVHVMSLPFNPMKIGIIRSFAELPDGDILVQSIHGIWRTDGKNIRKINKELGLDKETKVSFMESDSQGLWIASINKGLIRHENGKTRYFNKESGDLLYDNVESIKSDSKGNLWIGYWGEGVSRLTVNQNPVAETGNSYEFEHYNPACLHDSYVIQTTEDAHGNIWMATFGNGLVRFDGKDFIHYKEKDGLSSELLYSIIKDNDNNLWVGNQQGIDLIRVDSSGLVSVKNYGENEGVVGVETNATANHIDHDGAVWFGTIKGAVKAVPGNSKVNKTPPAVHITKVKLFYKFVDWDKGPTNDFEFDSQDRWTGVPRGLCLDHDQNHITIGFEGISYKVPEKVRYQWKLEGFDRDWSPLTHYTHAVYANLLAGSYLFKVRAKNNDGIWSEVVEYPFTIEAAWWTRPISKLIFMSLFFFAILGAFRWRTQQLRLRQKQLKDEVKNRTLQIRMKNFEILSKNLELERQKTEISDKADELADSYKSLSRLNALERGIMSELKAGKIVDTVYEKVNLLLSADVLMIGLYNHEKNSIDIRGAIEKGEKLPFISISLDDENSLAAKCFKEQKAILINDFKHKQNEEDNNTPVTEGEITDSIIFVPMHLNNRKMGIISVQSFQPNAFKDHHVDLLKNLSICTQVALENAEAYKAIEKQNEKIEEQNVALRDLNQEKNDLIGMVAHDLRNPLTSALTLCGVLKDDGLDEDQTECVMVIDKALRRMNDMIENILDIKAIESQKINIDWESVNIKDAVNETLIGFEGSLERKGIETVVDYTAGCSSISVDRNLFTQVVENLVSNAIKFSANGSKIFLATSIINGRCVLEIRDQGPGISDHDKKQLFMKYKRLSAKPTAGESSTGLGLSIVKKYVEAMGGQVWCESEIKQGATFFVAFAICELDKNLSATSHENGLG; this is translated from the coding sequence ATGCTAAGTCAACATTTTTTTACTTATATCAGGTTCGGAATTATCTTTTCCTTATTTCTCATAGGGCAAAACATTCTCTATGCCCAGCGCCATCATGTTCGTAACTATTCCCTTGAAAGCGGACTCCCTCAATCCGAGGTAGAAGCGATGACCATCGGGATGGACAGTAGCCTGTGGTTTGGCACGAACGGAGGCGGACTTACCCGCTTCAACGGCAAATATTTCAAAACCTACACAAAAAAAGACGGACTAGCTTCGGATGTTGTTTTCGACGCTTTTTTCGATTCGAAAGGAACGTTATGGACTGGACACCGCGGAAAAATATCGGCTTTTGACGGACGAAATTTCACTGTTTACGAAGATATTCCCGGCTTTGAGGACGTCCACTTCGGCGATATTTTCGAAGACAATCAAAAACGCGTGTACTTTCAGGGTGTGCACATGTCCAGCAAAGCATACAAGTTTTTCAGGAAAGACGGAGACAAGTTCACGCCACTTCACGATACGCAAGCCGAAATCAAAGGCAGGGACTTTTTCTACGCATATGCGGACGTTGACAAAAACCTAAGTTTTTTTGTCGGAGACACCACATATGTCGAAAGAGACGGGAAAATGATTTCCCAACTGTCTCCATTGGCTGGCCGGTTTTCATCGATGTGGCTACTGGGATATGACAATGGGGGCAAGACATGGCTATTAATTAGGCCGAAAAAAGAACATGGGTTCAAAGTTTACACCGTTCTAGACGGAAAAGTAGAAGAGGTCAAGATCCCCGGATTGGGACACCATGCGGTTACGAATATTCTCGAGGATAAAAACGGTATAATCTGGCTTACGTTGTTCAAAGCCGGCGTAATGGCTTACGACAGGAAAACCGGCACCTCGACTATATACAACGAAAAAAACGGTCTCCCCGACAACGATATTCAGGGAATTCTGCTGGACCATGAAAACAACATCTGGTTGTCGATCAACGGGCACGGCGTGTCTATGCTCACCAACTTTTCTTTCCAGTCAGTCACCCAAGCGGATGGGCTTCCTTCGGCATTAGTCCGGTCCATCTTTCATGACAGTCATGACCGGTATTGGTTCGGTGACGCAAATGGGAACTTGTCTTACCTCAAAGACGAGAAAGTCCATGTCATGTCATTGCCGTTCAACCCGATGAAGATCGGCATTATCCGAAGCTTTGCCGAGTTGCCTGACGGGGACATTTTGGTTCAATCCATCCACGGAATTTGGCGTACCGACGGGAAGAATATAAGGAAGATAAATAAAGAGCTGGGACTGGATAAAGAGACCAAGGTTTCTTTCATGGAATCTGACTCCCAGGGACTCTGGATCGCATCAATAAATAAGGGATTAATCCGGCACGAGAACGGCAAAACACGCTACTTCAACAAAGAATCCGGTGATCTGCTTTATGATAATGTAGAATCCATAAAAAGCGACAGTAAGGGAAATCTCTGGATAGGCTATTGGGGAGAGGGCGTTTCCCGGTTAACAGTCAACCAGAATCCAGTGGCGGAAACGGGAAATTCCTATGAGTTCGAACATTATAACCCGGCTTGCCTTCACGACAGCTACGTTATCCAAACGACCGAAGACGCCCATGGCAATATCTGGATGGCGACTTTCGGCAACGGGCTGGTACGGTTTGACGGAAAAGATTTCATCCATTACAAGGAAAAAGACGGTCTTTCCAGCGAATTGCTATATTCCATTATCAAAGACAATGACAACAACCTCTGGGTAGGTAACCAACAGGGCATTGACTTGATTAGGGTGGACAGTTCGGGGTTGGTATCCGTAAAGAACTACGGTGAAAACGAGGGCGTTGTGGGCGTGGAAACCAACGCGACGGCAAATCATATAGATCACGACGGCGCCGTTTGGTTCGGGACCATAAAGGGAGCCGTAAAAGCTGTACCGGGCAATAGCAAAGTCAACAAGACGCCACCGGCCGTACATATCACCAAAGTCAAGCTTTTCTACAAATTCGTCGATTGGGACAAAGGCCCAACCAACGATTTCGAGTTCGACTCGCAAGACCGGTGGACAGGCGTTCCCCGCGGGCTTTGCCTTGACCACGACCAAAACCATATCACCATCGGTTTTGAGGGCATCTCGTATAAGGTCCCCGAAAAAGTCCGTTATCAATGGAAGCTCGAAGGTTTTGACCGAGACTGGTCGCCGTTAACGCACTATACCCACGCAGTGTACGCCAATTTGTTGGCAGGTAGCTACTTGTTTAAAGTACGGGCCAAAAACAACGACGGGATATGGAGTGAAGTTGTCGAGTATCCGTTTACAATCGAAGCGGCTTGGTGGACCCGCCCGATCTCCAAGCTCATTTTCATGTCGTTGTTTTTCTTCGCCATACTGGGTGCTTTCCGCTGGAGAACACAACAGCTTAGGCTAAGGCAAAAGCAACTGAAAGACGAGGTGAAAAACCGGACGCTTCAGATTAGGATGAAGAATTTCGAAATCCTATCCAAAAACCTGGAACTCGAAAGGCAAAAAACCGAGATAAGTGACAAAGCGGACGAACTGGCCGACTCTTACAAATCACTCAGCCGGTTGAATGCGTTGGAGCGAGGCATTATGTCGGAGCTCAAAGCCGGAAAAATCGTCGATACAGTTTATGAAAAGGTAAACCTGCTCCTGAGTGCCGACGTGCTGATGATCGGTCTTTATAATCACGAAAAGAACAGTATCGATATCCGCGGAGCGATAGAAAAAGGGGAAAAACTTCCTTTTATCAGCATTTCGCTCGATGATGAAAACAGCCTTGCCGCCAAATGTTTCAAAGAGCAAAAGGCTATTCTAATAAACGATTTCAAGCACAAGCAAAACGAAGAAGACAACAATACACCGGTAACCGAAGGCGAAATCACCGACTCGATAATCTTCGTCCCCATGCATCTGAATAACAGAAAAATGGGAATTATTTCGGTACAGAGCTTTCAACCGAACGCCTTCAAAGACCACCATGTGGATCTTCTGAAAAACTTGTCTATCTGTACGCAAGTGGCCCTTGAAAACGCCGAAGCCTATAAGGCCATAGAAAAGCAAAACGAGAAGATCGAAGAGCAAAACGTGGCCCTGAGAGATCTGAACCAAGAGAAAAACGACCTGATAGGAATGGTAGCGCACGACCTGCGCAATCCGCTTACCAGCGCCCTGACGCTTTGCGGAGTCCTCAAAGACGACGGCTTGGACGAAGACCAAACCGAATGCGTGATGGTAATCGACAAAGCGCTTCGCAGGATGAACGACATGATTGAAAACATCCTGGATATCAAAGCGATAGAATCTCAAAAAATTAATATAGATTGGGAATCTGTCAATATCAAAGACGCCGTCAACGAGACTTTAATCGGATTTGAAGGCTCCTTGGAAAGAAAGGGCATCGAAACAGTCGTGGATTATACTGCCGGTTGTTCTTCCATATCCGTAGACCGCAATTTGTTTACACAAGTTGTTGAAAACTTGGTCTCCAACGCCATCAAGTTCTCCGCCAATGGTTCAAAAATCTTCTTGGCTACCAGTATTATAAACGGCCGTTGCGTGCTTGAAATCCGCGACCAAGGACCAGGGATCAGCGATCATGACAAGAAGCAGCTTTTCATGAAATACAAAAGGCTCAGCGCCAAACCGACCGCCGGCGAATCGTCTACCGGCCTCGGGCTCTCCATCGTCAAGAAATATGTGGAAGCCATGGGCGGGCAAGTGTGGTGCGAAAGCGAAATCAAACAAGGCGCTACGTTCTTTGTCGCCTTCGCAATCTGTGAACTTGACAAGAATCTGTCGGCCACTTCACATGAAAATGGACTCGGTTAA
- a CDS encoding carboxymuconolactone decarboxylase family protein: protein METRIQIENVEPKAYEGMFALENYLKESGLSETHKELIKLRASQINGCTFCIDMHAKQALENGEEQRRLFLLSSWRDIALFSEEEKIILQMTEEITMIHSKGLIDKTYQGAIEVFGSKYFSHIVMAIATINAWNRIAISTRKPI from the coding sequence ATGGAAACGAGAATCCAGATTGAGAATGTGGAGCCTAAGGCCTATGAAGGAATGTTCGCTTTGGAGAATTACCTTAAAGAAAGCGGCCTTAGCGAGACGCATAAGGAATTGATAAAACTGCGGGCATCGCAGATAAATGGTTGCACTTTTTGTATAGATATGCATGCCAAACAGGCTTTGGAAAATGGAGAAGAGCAAAGGCGTTTGTTTTTATTGAGTTCATGGCGTGATATAGCCCTGTTTTCTGAGGAAGAAAAAATAATCTTACAAATGACCGAGGAAATCACTATGATTCACTCAAAAGGTTTAATTGACAAGACTTATCAGGGTGCTATAGAAGTATTTGGTTCTAAATACTTTTCGCATATAGTAATGGCGATCGCTACAATTAACGCATGGAACAGAATTGCGATTAGTACGCGAAAACCTATTTGA